The following coding sequences are from one Musa acuminata AAA Group cultivar baxijiao chromosome BXJ2-4, Cavendish_Baxijiao_AAA, whole genome shotgun sequence window:
- the LOC135609167 gene encoding WAT1-related protein At3g30340-like isoform X2 — protein MAYWIEWRPVLVMLAVDVVFAVMNTMIKKAIDEGLNRLVLITLRQLVATLFMAPIAFFHERKTRPKLTMEICVYLFFSALLGAPLTQYLFYLGMQYTSATFACAFLNMAPVFTFLISLALRMEYLNLKTKPGIAKTLGTLLCLIGVIVLTLYKGVALNSDASPRSTAPEPQQSSPDATDYTSRKWLMGSVALLAGSFCWSAWFPLQSKVGKKYPALYSCTALVFFLSFLQAAAMSVAAERSLSVWLLQKKMEIATVLFAGSMGSGLGFLAMSWCVEQTGPVFTAAFTPLVQIIVAGIDCAVLHEQIYLGSVLGSGLVIAGLYSLLWGKNKEPGIREAKPAEGNGENQVQMQTA, from the exons ATGGCCTATTGGATCGAGTGGAGACCGGTGCTGGTGATGCTGGCGGTGGACGTCGTGTTTGCGGTGATGAACACGATGATCAAGaaggcgatcgacgaggggctgaacAGGCTGGTGCTGATCACGCTCCGGCAGCTGGTCGCCACTCTGTTCATGGCTCCCATCGCCTTCTTCCATGAGAG GAAGACGAGGCCGAAGCTGACGATGGAGATCTGTGTGTATCTATTCTTCAGCGCCTTGCTCGG GGCGCCTCTGACCCAGTATCTCTTCTACCTTGGAATGCAATACACGTCGGCGACGTTTGCATGTGCTTTCCTCAACATGGCTCCTGTCTTCACCTTCCTCATATCATTAGCCCTGCG GATGGAGTATCTGAATCTGAAGACCAAACCAGGGATCGCAAAGACGCTCGGAACATTGCTGTGCCTGATAGGCGTGATTGTGCTGACATTGTACAAGGGTGTAGCCTTGAACAGCGACGCATCGCCTCGATCGACGGCACCGGAGCCGCAGCAGTCGTCGCCGGACGCCACGGACTACACCTCAAGGAAATGGCTGATGGGATCCGTTGCGCTGCTTGCTGGTTCTTTCTGCTGGTCCGCTTGGTTCCCTCTCCAGTCCAAGGTCGGCAAGAAGTATCCGGCTCTCTATTCCTGCACTGCGCTAGTGTTCTTCCTCAGCTTCCTGCAGGCGGCTGCCATGAGCGTGGCCGCAGAGAGGAGCCTCTCCGTGTGGCTGTTGCAGAAGAAGATGGAGATCGCCACCGTACTGTTTGCG GGGTCCATGGGATCTGGACTCGGCTTCTTGGCCATGTCATGGTGCGTGGAGCAGACAGGGCCGGTGTTCACTGCGGCGTTCACGCCGCTCGTGCAGATCATCGTTGCGGGCATCGACTGCGCCGTCCTCCATGAACAGATCTACCTCGGGAG TGTTCTGGGATCGGGTCTGGTGATCGCCGGCCTCTACTCATTGCTGTGGGGTAAGAACAAGGAACCTGGTATCCGTGAAGCCAAGCCAGCAGAAGGGAATGGGGAGAACCAAGTGCAGATGCAGACAGCGTGA
- the LOC135609167 gene encoding WAT1-related protein At3g30340-like isoform X1, with the protein MAYWIEWRPVLVMLAVDVVFAVMNTMIKKAIDEGLNRLVLITLRQLVATLFMAPIAFFHERKTRPKLTMEICVYLFFSALLGAPLTQYLFYLGMQYTSATFACAFLNMAPVFTFLISLALRYSSASEVQQTRKCIESNACACRMEYLNLKTKPGIAKTLGTLLCLIGVIVLTLYKGVALNSDASPRSTAPEPQQSSPDATDYTSRKWLMGSVALLAGSFCWSAWFPLQSKVGKKYPALYSCTALVFFLSFLQAAAMSVAAERSLSVWLLQKKMEIATVLFAGSMGSGLGFLAMSWCVEQTGPVFTAAFTPLVQIIVAGIDCAVLHEQIYLGSVLGSGLVIAGLYSLLWGKNKEPGIREAKPAEGNGENQVQMQTA; encoded by the exons ATGGCCTATTGGATCGAGTGGAGACCGGTGCTGGTGATGCTGGCGGTGGACGTCGTGTTTGCGGTGATGAACACGATGATCAAGaaggcgatcgacgaggggctgaacAGGCTGGTGCTGATCACGCTCCGGCAGCTGGTCGCCACTCTGTTCATGGCTCCCATCGCCTTCTTCCATGAGAG GAAGACGAGGCCGAAGCTGACGATGGAGATCTGTGTGTATCTATTCTTCAGCGCCTTGCTCGG GGCGCCTCTGACCCAGTATCTCTTCTACCTTGGAATGCAATACACGTCGGCGACGTTTGCATGTGCTTTCCTCAACATGGCTCCTGTCTTCACCTTCCTCATATCATTAGCCCTGCGGTATTCTTCTGCCTCCGAAGTACAGCAAACAAGAAAATGtatcgaatccaatgcttgtgcATGCAGGATGGAGTATCTGAATCTGAAGACCAAACCAGGGATCGCAAAGACGCTCGGAACATTGCTGTGCCTGATAGGCGTGATTGTGCTGACATTGTACAAGGGTGTAGCCTTGAACAGCGACGCATCGCCTCGATCGACGGCACCGGAGCCGCAGCAGTCGTCGCCGGACGCCACGGACTACACCTCAAGGAAATGGCTGATGGGATCCGTTGCGCTGCTTGCTGGTTCTTTCTGCTGGTCCGCTTGGTTCCCTCTCCAGTCCAAGGTCGGCAAGAAGTATCCGGCTCTCTATTCCTGCACTGCGCTAGTGTTCTTCCTCAGCTTCCTGCAGGCGGCTGCCATGAGCGTGGCCGCAGAGAGGAGCCTCTCCGTGTGGCTGTTGCAGAAGAAGATGGAGATCGCCACCGTACTGTTTGCG GGGTCCATGGGATCTGGACTCGGCTTCTTGGCCATGTCATGGTGCGTGGAGCAGACAGGGCCGGTGTTCACTGCGGCGTTCACGCCGCTCGTGCAGATCATCGTTGCGGGCATCGACTGCGCCGTCCTCCATGAACAGATCTACCTCGGGAG TGTTCTGGGATCGGGTCTGGTGATCGCCGGCCTCTACTCATTGCTGTGGGGTAAGAACAAGGAACCTGGTATCCGTGAAGCCAAGCCAGCAGAAGGGAATGGGGAGAACCAAGTGCAGATGCAGACAGCGTGA